A window of Trichoderma atroviride chromosome 3, complete sequence contains these coding sequences:
- a CDS encoding uncharacterized protein (EggNog:ENOG41), translated as MAEQTAAIPKGSLVLITGLTGYIATHVAQQFFDRGYKVRGTVRDLSKASWLKDDLFSAEHAAGKLELVQVPDLGAPNAFGTAVKGVDAVAHIATVANFDPDPNNVIPQTVSGVVSILRAAATEPSIKQVVFTSTAGTAVMPLPGASGHIGRDTWNDAAVQAAWAPPPYDASRGLVTYVASKVEAEKAAWKFIQDEKPNFVLNVVNPFTTLGAMLHPSHERGTAGWVTGLFKGDTTQASMLPSIYYVNVKDVAVLHVAAVLDEGIKEERIQAWAAPCNWNDILTVMRRLYPSRKFVDDFPESEPITATTDDSVGLKLLKKWAHQDGWKNLEDTIRENLSGLP; from the exons atggctgaaCAGACTGCCGCTATCCCCAAGGGCtccctcgtcctcatcacaGGCCTCACAGGTTACATTGCAACACACGTGGCACAGCAATTCTTCGACCGCGGATATAAAGTGCGTGGAACGGTCCGCGACCTTTCCAAGGCCTCTTGGCTCAAAGATGATCTCTTCTCGGCGGAGCATGCGGCTGGCAAATTAGAGCTTGTCCAGGTGCCAGATCTCGGAGCCCCAAATGCCTTTGGTACTGCCGTCAAAGGGGTTGATGCTGTCGCTCACATTGCCACTGTCGCCAACTTTGATCCAGACCCGAACAATGTCATTCCACAGACCGTGTCCGGCGTGGTTTCGATTTTACGCGCCGCAGCTACAGAGCCTTCCATAAAACAAGTAGTTTTTACGTCTACCGCTGGCACAGCCGTGATGCCTCTCCCCGGTGCGTCGGGACACATCGGCCGTGATACCTGGAACGATGCGGCTGTGCAGGCAGCGTGGGCTCCGCCGCCATACGACGCCAGCCGCGGTCTGGTCACCTACGTGGCGAGCAAGGtggaggctgagaaggctgcCTGGAAGTTCATTCAAGACGAGAAGCCCAACTTTGTATTGAATGTTGTGAACCCATTCACCACGCTTGGCGCCATGCTTCACCCTAGCCACGAGAGGGGCACAGCCGGTTGGGTGACCGGATTGTTCAAGGGTGATACAACCCAAGCTAGCATGCTGCCTTCCA TATACTATGTGAATGTCAAAGATGTTGCCGTCCTCCATGTCGCTGCCGTCCTTGACGAGGGCATCAAGGAGGAACGTATTCAAGCATGGGCCGCCCCTTGCAATTGGAATGATATCCTGACCGTCATGCGACGTCTTTATCCGAGCCGAAAATTCGTCGACGATTTCCCGGAATCGGAGCCAATTACTGCAACTACTGATGATAGTGTGGGGTTGAAACTGTTGAAGAAATGGGCTCATCAGGATGGCTGGAAAAACTTGGAGGATACGATTCGCGAGAACCTAAGCGGCCTTCCATAG
- a CDS encoding uncharacterized protein (EggNog:ENOG41~SECRETED:SignalP(1-19)) has protein sequence MRFSRLALMLLGKALLASGQDLPDIPSIAPRQFQSITLTTSGQKPPTTSSSTSTPSTSTTSPKLSTTTRSVSSASSSTGYNLVVTEIFTPPTGCDGGFTAVPTDTDVLWQNIMTPVPSVTVTSCYPPQFYASALATVSLPPFRQLVCPYSWQTINVKSTYRICCPDGFGLYAPNFSDIQRPGLDAICTSFVWPEILLDVTSYSGTTSTVVPMTAGVNGTLCDVTVTVTVTGTGTPTTSTSTSTSSTSITESSTTTNKPSTTTTSKPSTTTTSKPFTTTTTTSKTPTTSSTSVRSTTSTTSKTSTTTTASPTLTAISQLPSCGQTCFSNLLAQYTTLGCGTSDPACLCRNVNFGYGIRDCANGACGASVASTVLAFETTYCASATSARTTYPTTAAPTTTGIAGLPSCGQTCFSNLLAQYQTLGCGTYDPACLCRNVNFGYGIRDCANGACGTAVASTVISFESTYCASATSARTTFPTTAVPTVTGIEGLPSCGQTCFSALLAQYSTLGCASPAPSCLCKNVNFGYGIRDCANGACGTAVASTVISFESSYCASATAAH, from the exons ATGCGGTTTTCAAGACttgcgctgatgctgctggggAAGGCATTGCTTGCTTCTGGCCAAGACCTCCCTGATATACCGTCGATTGCACCCAGACAGTTCCAGTCAATCACCTTGACTACGTCTGGTCAAAAGccaccaacaacatcaagTTCCACATCCACTCCATCAACATCCACGACAAGCCCAAAATTATCCACTACGACGAGATCCGTGTCTTCAGCTTCGTCCAGCACAGGGTACAACTTGGTGGTCACCGAAATCTTCACCCCGCCTACAGGTTGCGATGGAGGGTTCACTGCGGTGCCAACAGACACGGACGTGCTCTGGCAGAATATCATGACGCCTGTACCGAGTGTGACTGTGACGTCTTGTTATCCGCCCCAGTTCTACGCCAGCGCCTTGGCCACTGTTTCGCTGCCTCCGTTTCGGCAGTTGGTCTGTCCTTACAGTTGGCAGACTATTAATGTCAAATCTACGTACAGAATTTGCTGCCCAGA TGGGTTTGGACTCTATGCTCCAAACTTCTCTGACATACAGCGCCCTGGGTTAGACGCTATCTGCACGTCCTTTGTGTGGCCAGAGATATTGCTGGATGTTACCAGCTACAGTGGAACAACTTCAACTGTGGTTCCCATGACGGCTGGTGTGAATGGAACCTTG TGCGACGTTACGGTTACGGTTACGGTTACGGGAACGGGAACGCCGACGACGTCTACGTCCACGTCCACGTCATCTACAAGTATAACCGAATCCTCCACAACTACAAATAAACCGTCCACGACTACTACAAGTAAACCGTCCACGACTACTACAAGTAAACCATTCACAACTACGACGACAACGTCAAAAACCCCAACCACTTCGTCTACCTCTGTCCGCTCAaccacctccaccacctccaaaacttcaaccaccaccactgctAGCCCTACGCTGACGGCCATATCTCAGCTGCCGTCTTGCGGA CAAACGTGTTTCAGCAACCTGCTGGCGCAATACACGACTCTTGGTTGCGGCACCTCCGACCCAGCTTGTCTCTGCAGGAATGTCAACTTTGGCTATGGCATCCGTGATTGCGCCAATGGCGCTTGCGGAGCCAGTGTTGCCAGTACAGTCTTGGCTTTCGAAACCACTTACTGTGCATCTGCTACTTCAGCTCGCACCACGTATCCCACGACGGCTGCCCCTACCACCACAGGCATTGCAGGACTGCCATCCTGTGGTCAGACGTGCTTTAGCAACCTCCTGGCTCAGTACCAGACCCTTGGTTGCGGCACTTATGACCCTGCCTGTCTCTGCAGGAATGTCAACTTTGGCTATGGCATCCGTGACTGCGCCAATGGCGCTTGTGGCACTGCTGTCGCTAGTACAGTTATTTCTTTTGAAAGCACATATTGTGCATCCGCTACTTCAGCTCGCACTACTTTCCCAACTACTGCAGTACCAACAGTGACTGGTATTGAAGGGCTGCCATCCTGTGGCCAGACGTGCTTTAGCGCCCTGCTGGCTCAATACTCAACCCTTGGATGTGCTTCACCAGCACCATCTTGCCTTTGCAAGAACGTCAACTTTGGCTATGGCATCCGTGACTGCGCCAATGGCGCTTGTGGTACCGCCGTCGCTAGTACAGTTATCTCTTTTGAAAGCTCATATTGTGCGTCTGCAACTGCAGCTCATTAA
- a CDS encoding uncharacterized protein (EggNog:ENOG41) — MAADGKAAVSLQELPTELVAPILRRVADIATLDSLIRAWPAAYRVFESSAADITEAVLSSGYVCGHIRVIFRIIALLRSGTLPISNMADFRRRVIVDAMRYASRVRSSPSGFAPALLARETPPAVIRSLLATYRQIMLASLGCLTYYLDRFKTLKPEHPIDRMIKNPAWSEHVPAWQSRPQGRKFNVRDVGPPSWTVEQRVNRAFWRLQLLYDLKRAASRGLLDWLDDSKAELCDIVAVSRPIKESAHLWRRNRRYVHQTWAGCSDFYHAWVHNVPYAPNNPCPPRVRRADIRR, encoded by the coding sequence ATGGCCGCCGACGGCAAAGCAGCCGTCTCGCTGCAAGAGTTGCCAACCGAGCTTGTTGCCCCAATCCTTAGGCGTGTTGCCGACATTGCGACACTGGATAGTCTCATTCGAGCGTGGCCCGCTGCGTATCGCGTGTTCGAGTCCAGCGCTGCTGATATCACCGAAGCCGTCTTGTCTTCTGGCTACGTATGCGGGCATATCCGAGTCATTTTCCGCATCATTGCCTTGCTACGGTCTGGAACCCTCCCAATCTCCAACATGGCCGATTTTCGACGACGGGTTATTGTCGATGCTATGAGATACGCATCTCGCGTGCGCAGCTCGCCCAGCGGATTCGCCCCGGCCTTGTTAGCCAGGGAGACGCCACCGGCAGTAATACGCAGTCTTTTGGCGACATATCGGCAGATCATGCTGGCCTCGCTTGGCTGTCTCACCTACTATCTTGACCGTTTCAAAACTCTCAAGCCAGAGCATCCCATTGACAGGATGATCAAAAATCCTGCATGGAGCGAGCATGTCCCGGCTTGGCAATCGAGGCCGCAAGGAAGAAAATTTAACGTCCGGGACGTCGGTCCCCCGTCTTGGACCGTGGAGCAGCGCGTCAACCGGGCTTTCTGgcgtctgcagcttctctACGATCTCAAAAGGGCCGCATCAAGAGGTTTATTAGACTGGCTAGACGATAGCAAGGCTGAACTTTGCGACATTGTTGCAGTCAGTCGTCCAATCAAAGAGTCTGCGCATTTATGGCGTCGGAACCGCCGCTACGTGCACCAAACCTGGGCTGGCTGTTCAGACTTTTACCATGCTTGGGTGCATAATGTTCCATATGCGCCAAATAATCCGTGCCCCCCCCGAGTACGAAGAGCTGATATCCGTCGTTGA
- a CDS encoding uncharacterized protein (EggNog:ENOG41) — protein MGVTTGSGTKRPRSPVREDVDPKRARFTSSATDFLKESALGFALEATGLKRSHSTFFSEDGGDDSATKKSRQQDDLNKDPSWSYAGLTVRNSVIATIDADGKFVTLGAASHHHVTSSSSLTPPHSPDAQETEQDPIALQAFKKKSGPDVPSPPITPAVGTEKKLDPLDQYGVTEDLSVGRDVGKAAPPHFPQIPENHVIIGDVDLFGCIPAKLHIFRGQITKLHPYQEVVQLSAGQITIGSVLPFLKDGPFDAIVLENTELCYSVVPLSVYELEGLYLETDLMFKGPLQALQDVIRDVFNQERPALHVSAHLGMSRDWMMPHAPPRLVLRGSFDDCSVKLWDILDFTQLGVELTLDQASGDDGGMNIGYGFFGKVDMTMPGSVVPLKAEYLLRVMDERYMLSVTLKDDDWKDCFGIKNLMLSEVTFVGVLSEASSKADICLQMEAVLHLNDTTLAISDEYSIAAYVGNLTLQEVGKIFNQITGHDLDVFDHDIVFNSLSLVISNSGVSLDGAITINGHSTAYGSIAIMQDGLHISGGIGDVEFESIQIKRASFDVFVSSSSNNLSCARTTKFGIAGEVSFSGIDLSVGLFTEKASGSELQWTIYGEVAGDLSIGRLNPDLKGSFLDVSLKGLALIASNKENPDGAYNKFRYPVRKGIQFCAVVDRIPQLEDLMRGSVKGMILCASYETGTGNLRLSVMLPAERTISFGEHVYTGPIAIEFAKEGTDIVLIVKALLNVKVDTQPEPLKFSLGLKAGTTGAAAYATMINEWANPAKMGKEIKIKGCSLEFGIVYATFFTTGVPGAIGFAGQLMLGQKEAKLAMKLSQNPKDQVLAASVTDLGVVDLVQFASKVCEIDFPKPPKDLLHFNKFDLYLSTGASIGEIYFPAGASLSGDMLILGKKAKFDCTVGGKGVKLMATIEQFDLGPLKVKGATGKDPIVDIELSADKQRIFIDGAVELWDLSAALHLEAQAYPKPAFDFWVKVELSDWFKFKLAAQLTGDIDFKDLSTLANADFAVSGEVEQHILENVIDMLDKQINSMSENTDYEAAKRRLSEKENEYNSSLQAAQSKVDDCQRAWEQKQTDVKAELERAKAQAAAHLQDLRDKADAADKTYVSTLAAVTAYKEQVCHDASVAIREAESAVYHADHDSGDAIRQAQDELHRKRDALNASFGKAHADVESAQQTVDVALATVEALDKDLSDIDRQISEASLWDMPLLVAEKTLKATEQAIAATGLEAARLVLMVAEGVLEGPDFIAGQSAVAVDEDSLEKLLETEAAAVEAAKIALEDTKKTQGLLVSQASQALYDVERSSSEIRASMQAKAAVVTGEETARSMVSGAQRAFDELKKTAEYAALEEARKGLAKAQGKSAEVELARQACQLVAENKPSLWDEVLDFGAKIAKWLLEAAGEIINITKISFSGSSASFRDGGPPLTCKIEGKLVGEDIDIDLSWKPDFDIVKFIKAIFSELWEMIKEALSKFFEGLAKLVEEVVEEVVEFVEDVSEAVVEGAEKAVEAIDDAASDVASALGDAASDVGHAVEDVAEDIDDAVSDVGSALGHVASDVGHAVQDIGQGMDDAVSDVGSALGHVADDVGDAVEDVGHAVENVASDIGDAISNAFSFW, from the exons ATGGGCGTAACAACAGGCTCAGGGACCAAGCGCCCTCGATCGCCCGTCCGCGAAGATGTCGATCCTAAGAGAGCCCGCTTCACATCCTCAGCCACAGACTTTCTCAAAGAGTCTGCTCTTGGCTTCGCCCTTGAGGCCACAGGTCTGAAGCGCTCTCACTCTACCTTCTTCagcgaagatggaggggaTGACTCGGCCACAAAGAAGTCAAGACAACAAGATGACCTCAACAAAGATCCGTCATGGAGCTATGCTGGCCTGACCGTCCGCAACTCTGTTATTGCAACCATTGATGCGGATGGCAAGTTCGTCACGCTGGGTGCTGCAAGCCACCACCACGTcacgtcctcttcttcccttaCACCACCACATTCCCCTGACGCTCAAGAGACGGAACAAGACCCAATTGCTCTCCAGGcttttaaaaagaagagcgGACCAGACGTTCCGTCTCCTCCAATCACACCTGCTGTTGGCACCGAGAAGAAACTAGACCCTCTGGATCAATATGGCGTCACCGAAGATCTGTCTGTGGGTAGAGATGTCGGCAAGgctgctcctcctcattTCCCCCAGATACCAGAGAACCATGTCATAATCGGAGACGTCGACCTTTTTGGCTGCATTCCCGCCAAGCTGCACATCTTCAGGGGACAGATCACAAAACTTCATCCATACCAGGAGGTCGTCCAGCTTTCTGCAGGTCAGATCACCATTGGCTCTGTACTCCCTTTCTTGAAGGATGGCCCATTTGACGCCATTGTTCTTGAAAATACTGAACTCTGTTATTCTGTTGTTCCACTGAGTGTTTACGAGCTTGAAGGACTCTATCTCGAGACGGACCTCATGTTCAAGGGTCCCCTCCAGGCGCTTCAAGATGTCATCCGAGATGTCTTCAACCAAGAGAGACCTGCCCTTCACGTCAGTGCTCATCTCGGCATGTCGAGGGACTGGATGATGCCCCACGCCCCGCCTCGTCTTGTTCTCCGCGGTTCGTTTGACGATTGCTCCGTCAAGCTGTGGGATATTCTCGACTTCACGCAGTTGGGCGTCGAGCTGACTCTCGACCAAGCcagtggtgatgatggcgggaTGAATATTGGTTATGGCTTCTTTGGAAAAGTTGACATGACCATGCCCGGATCTGTTGTGCCACTAAAGGCCGAGTATCTCCTCCGCGTAATGGATGAGCGCTATATGCTCTCTGTCACGctgaaagatgatgattggAAGGATTGCTTTGGTATTAAAAACCTGATG CTTTCTGAGGTCACATTCGTCGGCGTCTTGTCTGAGGCTTCGTCCAAGGCCGATATCTGTCTCCAAATGGAAGCCGTTTTGCATCTGAATGATACCACACTGGCTATTTCGG ATGAATATTCTATTGCGGCTTACGTGGGCAATCTCACTCTCCAAGAGGTCGGCAAGATCTTTAACCAAATCACCGGTCATGATCTCGACGTATTCGACCACGACATTGTTTtcaactctctctctttggTCATCTCCAACTCGGGAGTCTCTCTTGACGGTGCCATCACGATCAATGGCCACTCCACGGCTTATGGttccattgccatcatgCAGGATGGCCTGCACATCTCCGGTGGCATCGGGGATGTAGAGTTTGAGTCCATCCAGATCAAGCGTGCCAGCTTCGACGTCTTCGtcagcagtagcagcaataaCTTGTCGTGCGCCAGAACAACAAAGTTCGGCATCGCGGGTGAGGTGTCCTTCAGCGGCATTGACCTGAGCGTCGGGCTCTTCACCGAGAAGGCATCGGGCTCGGAGCTGCAGTGGACCATCTACGGTGAGGTTGCTGGGGATTTGAGCATCGGTAGGCTTAATCCCGACTTGAAGGGCTCATTCCTGGACGTCTCCCTCAAGGGGCTTGCGCTCATTGCGTCCAACAAGGAGAACCCCGATGGCGCATACAACAAGTTCAGATACCCCGTCCGCAAGGGCATTCAGTTCTGCGCCGTGGTTGACAGGATCCCCCAGCTGGAGGATCTCATGCGAGGCAGCGTCAAGGGCATGATCCTCTGCGCCAGCTATGAGACCGGCACCGGCAACCTGCGGCTGTCTGTCATGCTTCCTGCAGAGCGCACAATCTCCTTTGGAGAGCATGTGTACACTGGTCCTATCGCCATTGAGTTTGCCAAAGAAGGAACTGACATTGTGCTGATCGTCAAGGCTCTGCTCAACGTCAAGGTCGACACTCAGCCCGAGCCGCTCAAATTCTCTCTCGGTCTCAAAGCCGGCACCACCGGAGCAGCCGCCTATGCCACCATGATCAACGAATGGGCCAACCCAGCCAAGATGGGTAAAGAGATAAAGATTAAAGGCTGCTCTCTCGAATTTGGCATCGTCTACGCTACCTTCTTCACGACCGGCGTACCTGGTGCTATCGGCTTCGCAGGACAGCTGATGCTTGGCCAGAAGgaggccaagctggccatGAAGCTTAGCCAGAATCCAAAGGATCAGGTGCTCGCCGCGTCCGTGACCGACCTCGGGGTCGTTGACTTGGTCCAGTTCGCTTCCAAGGTCTGCGAGATAGACTTCCCCAAGCCGCCCAAGGATCTACTGCATTTCAACAAATTCGACTTGTATCTCTCCACCGGAGCCTCCATTGGAGAGATCTACTTCCCTGCTGGAGCCTCTCTCAGCGGAGATATGCTCATCCTGGGCAAGAAGGCTAAATTTGACTGCACCGTTGGTGGCAAGGGCGTCAAACTCATGGCTACAATCGAGCAATTTGATCTCGGTCCTCTGAAAGTCAAGGGAGCGACGGGTAAGGACCCCATTGTTGATATCGAGCTCTCGGCCGACAAGCAACGTATCTTCATCGACGGTGCTGTGGAGCTCTGGGATCTATCTGCAGCCCTGCATCTTGAAGCCCAAGCGTATCCCAAGCCGGCCTTTGACTTCTGGGTCAAGGTTGAGCTCTCCGATTGGTTCAAGTTCAAGCTCGCTGCCCAGCTGACGGGCGATATCGACTTCAAGGATCTGAGCACGCTCGCCAACGCTGACTTTGCCGTCTCGGGCGAGGTGGAGCAGCATATTCTCGAGAACGTTATTGACATGTTGGACAAGCAGATTAACTCCATGTCCGAGAACACTGACTACGAAGCCGCAAAGAGGAGACTTTCAGAAAAGGAGAACGAATACAACTCCAGCTTGCAAGCTGCTCAGAGCAAGGTTGACGATTGCCAGAGAGCATGGGAGCAGAAACAGACGGACGTCAAGGCCGAGTTGGAGCGTGCCAAAGCACAGGCAGCTGCCCATCTTCAGGATCTCAGAGACAAGGCCGATGCGGCAGACAAGACATACGTCAGCACCTTGGCTGCCGTGACCGCCTACAAAGAACAAGTCTGCCATGATGCTTCGGTGGCTATCCGTGAGGCAGAGTCTGCTGTATATCATGCTGATCACGATAGCGGTGATGCTATCCGGCAGGCTCAGGATGAGCTGCATCGCAAGAGGGATGCGCTGAACGCCTCCTTTGGTAAAGCTCACGCCGATGTGGAGAGTGCTCAGCAGACTGTCGACGTGGCCTTGGCGACGGTTGAGGCACTTGACAAGGATCTGTCCGACATTGACCGTCAGATCAGCGAGGCCTCTCTGTGGGATATGCCTCTCCTGGTTGCCGAGAAGACGCTCAAGGCGACTGAACAGGCTATCGCCGCCACCGGGCTCGAAGCTGCTCGGCTGGTCTTGATGGTAGCCGAGGGAGTCTTGGAAGGCCCTGACTTTATTGCTGGACAATCTGCAGTAGCAGTCGATGAGGACTCCctcgagaagctcttggAAACCGAGGCGGCGGCtgtcgaggccgccaagattGCCCTTGAGGATACCAAGAAGACCCAGGGGCTTCTTGTGTCTCAGGCTTCACAGGCCTTGTACGATGTTGAGAGGAGTTCAAGCGAAATCAGGGCATCGATGCAAGCCAAGGCCGCCGTCGTTACTGGCGAAGAGACAGCGCGCTCCATGGTCTCTGGCGCACAGCGAGCTTTCGATGAGCTGAAGAAAACAGCCGAGTATGCCGCTCTCGAAGAGGCTCGTAAGGGTCTAGCCAAGGCCCAAGGAAAATCTGCCGAGGTCGAACTTGCTCGACAAGCCTGCCAGCTCGTGGCAGAGAACAAGCCCAGTTTGTGGGACGAAGTTCTCGACTTCGgtgccaagattgccaaaTGGCTTCTCGAGGCGGCAGGCGAGATCATCAACATTACGAAAATCTCATTTTCTGGAAGCTCGGCGAGCTTCAGGGACGGTGGCCCTCCCCTCACATGCAAGATTGAGGGTAAGCTGGTCGGCGAGGACATCGACATCGACCTGAGCTGGAAGCCCGACTTTGACATTGTCAAGttcatcaaggccatcttcagcGAGCTGTGGGAGATGATCAAGGAAGCTCTCAGCAAGTTCTTCGAGGGGCTTGCCAAGCTCGTCGAGGAGGTTGTCGAGGAGGTCGTCGAGTTCGTTGAAGACGTGAGCGAAGCCGTCGTGGAGGGAGCAGAGAAGGCCGTGGAAGCAATTGACGATGCTGCTAGCGATGTCGCCTCGGCTCTTGGTGATGCTGCAAGCGACGTTGGCCATGCTGTGGAAGACGTTGCAGAGGATATAGACGATGCCGTCAGTGATGTGGGGAGCGCTTTGGGCCACGTGGCGAGTGATGTCGGGCACGCTGTGCAAGATATTGGACAAGGCATGGACGATGCCGTCAGTGATGTCGGAAGTGCCCTTGGGCATGTAGCTGACGATGTGGGGGATGCTGTTGAGGATGTGGGACATGCAGTTGAGAATGTAGCCAGCGACATTGGGGATGCTATTAGCAATGCGTTTAGCTTCTGGTAA
- a CDS encoding uncharacterized protein (EggNog:ENOG41~TransMembrane:14 (i39-66o78-95i107-127o133-158i165-184o196-216i237-257o263-285i305-326o346-364i371-390o402-425i437-461o508-528i)) produces the protein MSKSGSQTLASLDDNTDGEIKQPDEAVESLDEPSLSSTALALILLGLSLPVFLIALDTSIVATAIPYITDRFKSTQDIGWYGSAYFLALCSLQPLSGKLYATFSLKWTFLSFFAVFELGSLLCATAVSSNMFIGGRAVAGAGGAGIVSGAFSIVAFIAPLDKRPLYIGFVSSFFGLATVIGPLIGGAFTEHVSWRWCFYINLPIGGVAGLVLIMFFNPPTRAIETEPITRRIQALDLVGAALFIPAILMALLALQWGGSTYPWKSATIIGLFLGFGGLCAVFVVWQFHKGEAAMLPMSVLLNRTVAFSSLTLAFAYGAIFSVVYYLPEWFQVVKGAGPIRSGVMSLPTFLPQIAAALVSGALAPKLGPLNSWVYVGCALMAIGIGLYSTFDVSTSSAHWIGYQILPGIGFGLMAQMPVVAVQAILPPSQSPVGVSTATFFQFFGSAIFLAVAQAVFGNIFIDKLTGHLSGVEIQNLLLNGSGSIRKLVPPEILPVVLDAFNQALVGTFYLAAGASAAAVVISFGIPWINIKGKKLIIEPGA, from the exons ATGTCTAAATCAGGATCTCAAACGTTGGCTAGTCTTGATGACAATACAGACGGAGAGATAAAACAGCCGGACGAAGCGGTGGAATCTTTGGACGAGCCATCACTTTCTTCAACAGCACTGGCCTTGATCCTCTTGGGGCTGAGCTTGCCCGTTTTCCTCATTGCTTTGGATACTTCCATTGTTGCTACG GCCATCCCCTATATCACAGATCGATTCAAATCTACGCAGGACATTGGGTGGTATGGGAGCGCATATTTTCTTGCACT ATGCTCACTGCAGCCCCTAAGTGGTAAACTCTATGCGACATTTTCTCTTAAA TGGACGTTCCTTagcttcttcgccgtctTTGAGCTCGGTTCTCTACTATGTGCCACGGCCGTGAGCTCTAACATGTTCATCGGCGGGCGGGCTGTTGCAGGAGCCGGAGGAGCAGGTATCGTGTCTGGTGCATTTTCTATTGTTGCATTCATTGCTCCGCTTGACAAAAGACCAC TGTATATCGGATTCGTATCCTCATTTTTTGGCCTTGCCACTGTGATTGGCCCTCTGATTGGAGGGGCTTTTACGGAACATGTATCGTGGCGATGGTGTTTCTACATCAACCTGCCAATCGGCGGGGTAGCCGGCCTTGTGCTGATCATGTTCTTTAATCCACCTACGAGAGCGATAGAAACAGAGCCCATCACCCGCCGTATTCAGGCTCTCGATCTTGTCGGCGCCGCTCTTTTCATACCGGCAATCTTGATGGCCCTGCTCGCGCTTCAGTGGGGAGGATCTACATATCCCTGGAAATCAGCGACGATTATCGGACTTTTTCTCGGATTCGGAGGACTCTGTGCGGTCTTTGTCGTCTGGCAGTTTCACAAAGGCGAAGCAGCCATGCTGCCCATGTCCGTGCTCCTCAACCGCACTGTTGCCTTCAGCAGCCTCACTCTGGCGTTTGCGTACGGCGCGATATTTTCAGTTGTCTATTATCTTCCGGAGTGGTTCCAAGTCGTTAAAGGAGCGGGTCCAATCAGAAGCGGCGTCATGAGCCTACCGACCTTTCTTCCGCAAATTGCCGCCGCCCTGGTATCTGGAGCATTGGCTCCCAAACTAGGTCCTCTTAACTCCTGGGTCTATGTTGGCTGTGCTTTGATGGCCATCGGCATTGGCCTCTACAGTACATTTGATGTGTCTACATCTTCCGCACATTGGATTGGGTACCAAATCCTTCCGGGCATAGGATTTGGCTTGATGGCTCAAATGCCCGTTGTTGCGGTACAAGCCATCCTACCACCCTCACAAAGCCCTGTTGGCGTTTCTACAGCCACATTCTTTCAATTTTTTGGCAGTGCTATTTTCCTAGCGGTTGCACAAGCTGTCTTTGGTAATATCTTTATTGATAAGTTGACGGGGCATCTTTCTGGTGTTGAAATACAGAATCTGCTCCTCAATGGCTCAGGATCTATTCGCAAACTGGTACCCCCGGAAATTTTGCCAGTTGTTCTGGATGCATTCAACCAGGCCCTTGTAGGCACATTCTATCTCGCTGCAGGCGCGTCTGCAGCCGCGGTTGTGATATCGTTTGGAATACCTTGGATTAATATtaaaggaaagaaattgATAATAGAGCCCGGAGCATGA